A genomic segment from Glycine soja cultivar W05 chromosome 20, ASM419377v2, whole genome shotgun sequence encodes:
- the LOC114401633 gene encoding protein-tyrosine-phosphatase PTP1-like isoform X2, translating to MAGNSTTATATSSALSPENLKFNFSPDNPSRIILTSDQVNHCTQALNLLKEKLHDPHVITQEFAHLQANRITPSEMRRRCTVAYDAVNLSKNRYSDVLPFNKNRVVLKSSTDYRPEAQGYINASLVSTSSAGNVSHFIATQGPLPHTCEDFWEMITQYHCPVIIMLTRLVDNYKMVKCVDYFQAEDGPREVGNISIIGKWENTTETSLVLRHLEVNHREYPEWPDHGVPKDTLAVREILKRLYHLPSNLGPIVVHCSAGIGRTGAYCTIHNTIQRILAGDMSAVRIANTIAMFRSQRIGMVQTQDQYIFCYNAIIDELEDLVSQQQ from the exons ATGGCCGGCAACTCCACCACCGCCACCGCCACCTCCTCCGCATTGTCTCCcgagaatttgaaattcaatttctcCCCCGATAACCCCTCCCGAATCATCCTCACTTCGGATCAGGTCAACCACTGTACCCAAGCCCTCAACCTTCTGAAGGAGAAGCTCCACGATCCTCACGTGATCACTCAGGAGTTCGCACACTTGCAG GCGAACAGGATAACTCCGAGTGAGATGAGAAGAAGATGCACCGTCGCGTATGACGCCGTCAATTTGAGCAAAAACCGATACTCGGACGTTTTGCCAT TTAACAAGAACAGGGTTGTTCTCAAATCAAGTACTGATTATAGGCCTGAAGCACAGGGGTATATCAATGCAAGCCTTGTCTCG ACCTCTTCCGCTGGAAATGTGTCCCACTTTATAGCCACACAAGGTCCACTTCCACATACTTGTGAGGATTTTTGGGAAATGATTACCCAATATCACTGCCCTGTGATTATCATGCTTACTAGGTTGGTGGATAATTACAAG ATGGTAAAGTGTGTAGATTATTTTCAAGCTGAGGATGGGCCTAGAGAAGTTGGTAATATTTCTATTATTGGTAAATGGGAGAACACTACTGAAACTTCACTGGTGTTGCGCCATTTGGAGGTGAACCATAGAGAG TATCCTGAATGGCCTGACCATGGAGTTCCAAAAGATACACTAGCTGTGCGTGAAATTTTGAAAAGATTATACCATTTACCATCAAACCTTGGCCCAATAGTGGTGCACTGCAG TGCAGGTATTGGTAGAACTGGAGCATACTGCACAATTCACAACACAATTCAGAGAATACTTGCTGGAGATATGTCTGCTGTACGCATTGCTAACACAATAGCTATGTTCAGGTCCCAGCGTATTGGAATGGTTCAAACCCAG GACCAGTACATTTTCTGCTATAATGCTATCATAGATGAACTGGAAGACCTTGTATCTCAGCAGCAATAG
- the LOC114401633 gene encoding protein-tyrosine-phosphatase PTP1-like isoform X3 yields MAGNSTTATATSSALSPENLKFNFSPDNPSRIILTSDQVNHCTQALNLLKEKLHDPHVITQEFAHLQANRITPSEMRRRCTVAYDAVNLSKNRYSDVLPFNKNRVVLKSSTDYRPEAQGYINASLVSTSSAGNVSHFIATQGPLPHTCEDFWEMITQYHCPVIIMLTRLVDNYKMVKCVDYFQAEDGPREVGNISIIGKWENTTETSLVLRHLEVNHREVEDAPLSVLHIQYPEWPDHGVPKDTLAVREILKRLYHLPSNLGPIVVHCRYW; encoded by the exons ATGGCCGGCAACTCCACCACCGCCACCGCCACCTCCTCCGCATTGTCTCCcgagaatttgaaattcaatttctcCCCCGATAACCCCTCCCGAATCATCCTCACTTCGGATCAGGTCAACCACTGTACCCAAGCCCTCAACCTTCTGAAGGAGAAGCTCCACGATCCTCACGTGATCACTCAGGAGTTCGCACACTTGCAG GCGAACAGGATAACTCCGAGTGAGATGAGAAGAAGATGCACCGTCGCGTATGACGCCGTCAATTTGAGCAAAAACCGATACTCGGACGTTTTGCCAT TTAACAAGAACAGGGTTGTTCTCAAATCAAGTACTGATTATAGGCCTGAAGCACAGGGGTATATCAATGCAAGCCTTGTCTCG ACCTCTTCCGCTGGAAATGTGTCCCACTTTATAGCCACACAAGGTCCACTTCCACATACTTGTGAGGATTTTTGGGAAATGATTACCCAATATCACTGCCCTGTGATTATCATGCTTACTAGGTTGGTGGATAATTACAAG ATGGTAAAGTGTGTAGATTATTTTCAAGCTGAGGATGGGCCTAGAGAAGTTGGTAATATTTCTATTATTGGTAAATGGGAGAACACTACTGAAACTTCACTGGTGTTGCGCCATTTGGAGGTGAACCATAGAGAG GTAGAAGATGCACCATTATCTGTTTTGCATATTCAGTATCCTGAATGGCCTGACCATGGAGTTCCAAAAGATACACTAGCTGTGCGTGAAATTTTGAAAAGATTATACCATTTACCATCAAACCTTGGCCCAATAGTGGTGCACTGCAG GTATTGGTAG
- the LOC114401633 gene encoding protein-tyrosine-phosphatase PTP1-like isoform X1 translates to MAGNSTTATATSSALSPENLKFNFSPDNPSRIILTSDQVNHCTQALNLLKEKLHDPHVITQEFAHLQANRITPSEMRRRCTVAYDAVNLSKNRYSDVLPFNKNRVVLKSSTDYRPEAQGYINASLVSTSSAGNVSHFIATQGPLPHTCEDFWEMITQYHCPVIIMLTRLVDNYKMVKCVDYFQAEDGPREVGNISIIGKWENTTETSLVLRHLEVNHREVEDAPLSVLHIQYPEWPDHGVPKDTLAVREILKRLYHLPSNLGPIVVHCSAGIGRTGAYCTIHNTIQRILAGDMSAVRIANTIAMFRSQRIGMVQTQDQYIFCYNAIIDELEDLVSQQQ, encoded by the exons ATGGCCGGCAACTCCACCACCGCCACCGCCACCTCCTCCGCATTGTCTCCcgagaatttgaaattcaatttctcCCCCGATAACCCCTCCCGAATCATCCTCACTTCGGATCAGGTCAACCACTGTACCCAAGCCCTCAACCTTCTGAAGGAGAAGCTCCACGATCCTCACGTGATCACTCAGGAGTTCGCACACTTGCAG GCGAACAGGATAACTCCGAGTGAGATGAGAAGAAGATGCACCGTCGCGTATGACGCCGTCAATTTGAGCAAAAACCGATACTCGGACGTTTTGCCAT TTAACAAGAACAGGGTTGTTCTCAAATCAAGTACTGATTATAGGCCTGAAGCACAGGGGTATATCAATGCAAGCCTTGTCTCG ACCTCTTCCGCTGGAAATGTGTCCCACTTTATAGCCACACAAGGTCCACTTCCACATACTTGTGAGGATTTTTGGGAAATGATTACCCAATATCACTGCCCTGTGATTATCATGCTTACTAGGTTGGTGGATAATTACAAG ATGGTAAAGTGTGTAGATTATTTTCAAGCTGAGGATGGGCCTAGAGAAGTTGGTAATATTTCTATTATTGGTAAATGGGAGAACACTACTGAAACTTCACTGGTGTTGCGCCATTTGGAGGTGAACCATAGAGAG GTAGAAGATGCACCATTATCTGTTTTGCATATTCAGTATCCTGAATGGCCTGACCATGGAGTTCCAAAAGATACACTAGCTGTGCGTGAAATTTTGAAAAGATTATACCATTTACCATCAAACCTTGGCCCAATAGTGGTGCACTGCAG TGCAGGTATTGGTAGAACTGGAGCATACTGCACAATTCACAACACAATTCAGAGAATACTTGCTGGAGATATGTCTGCTGTACGCATTGCTAACACAATAGCTATGTTCAGGTCCCAGCGTATTGGAATGGTTCAAACCCAG GACCAGTACATTTTCTGCTATAATGCTATCATAGATGAACTGGAAGACCTTGTATCTCAGCAGCAATAG
- the LOC114402713 gene encoding G-type lectin S-receptor-like serine/threonine-protein kinase At1g34300 — protein MKLQTHQLLLSFVLFSAVIISTISGTTITISPGTTLYASNTTQSWSSPNDTFSLHFLPLHPPTFPPSFTAAVVHSGGAPAVWSAGNGAAVDSAASFQFLPSGNLVLVNGSGSTVWDSGTSNMGVSSATLHDNGNLVLSNATSSVWSSFDNPTDTIVSFQNFTVGMVLRSGSFSFSVLSSGNLTLKWSDSVPYWDQGLNFSMSVMNLSSPVLGVEPKGVLQLFYPNLSAPVVVAYSSDYGEGSDVLRVLKLDGDGNLRVYSSKRGSGTVSSTWVAVEDQCEVFGYCGHNGVCSYNDSSSSPICGCPSQNFEMVNPSDSRKGCRRKVRLEDCVGKVAMLQLDHAQFLTYPPQFLINPEVFFIGISACSGNCLAANSCFASTSLSDGSGLCYIKTSNFISGYQNPALPSTSYIKVCGPVAPNLAPSLENAHWRLHGWVALVVLSTLLCFLVFQGGLWLWCCRNRQRFGGFAAQYTLLEYASGAPVHFSYKELQRSTKGFKEKLGDGGFGAVYKGTLSNQTVVAVKQLEGIEQGEKQFRMEVSTISSTHHLNLVRLIGFCSEGQHRLLVYEFMKNGSLDNFLFVDEEQQSGKLLNWGYRFNIALGAAKGLTYLHEECRNCIVHCDVKPENILLDENYNAKVSDFGLAKLLRPVDCRHRTLTSVRGTRGYLAPEWLANLPITSKSDVYSYGMVLLEIVSGRRNFEVSEETRRRKFSVWAYEEFEKGNIMGVIDRRLVNQEINLEPVKRVLMACFWCIQEQPSHRPTMSKVVQMLEGVIDIERPPAPKINSNAAPISTIATSSAPNYSSSSSLFTFEASPLALAIS, from the coding sequence ATGAAGCTCCAAACACATCAACTGCTACTCTCCTTTGTGTTGTTCTCCGCTGTCATCATCTCCACAATTTCAGGAACCACCATCACCATCTCTCCGGGCACAACCCTATACGCTTCCAACACAACCCAATCATGGTCCTCTCCGAACGACACTTTCTCTCTCCACTTCCTCCCCCTCCACCCTCCAACTTTCCCTCCTTCCTTCACCGCCGCCGTTGTCCACTCCGGCGGTGCTCCCGCCGTCTGGTCGGCTGGAAACGGCGCTGCCGTCGACTCCGCCGCATCCTTCCAGTTCCTCCCCTCCGGCAACCTCGTCCTCGTTAACGGGTCGGGTTCCACCGTGTGGGACTCCGGAACTTCCAACATGGGTGTCTCCTCTGCCACCCTTCACGACAACGGAAACTTGGTTCTCTCCAATGCCACCAGTTCCGTGTGGTCGAGCTTCGACAACCCCACTGACACCATTGTTTCGTTTCAGAACTTTACTGTTGGTATGGTTTTGCGTTCTGGGTCGTTCTCATTTTCTGTTCTTAGTTCTGGGAACCTCACTCTCAAGTGGAGTGATAGTGTCCCTTACTGGGATCAAGGCTTGAACTTTTCCATGAGTGTGATGAATTTGAGTTCACCTGTTTTGGGGGTGGAACCAAAGGGGGTTTTGCAGCTTTTTTATCCCAATTTGAGTGCCCCTGTGGTGGTTGCTTATAGCAGTGACTATGGTGAAGGGAGTGATGTGTTGAGGGTTTTGAAGTTGGATGGTGATGGGAATTTGAGGGTTTATAGCTCTAAGAGGGGTAGTGGGACCGTGAGTTCAACATGGGTTGCTGTTGAGGATCAATGTGAGGTTTTTGGTTACTGTGGTCATAATGGTGTTTGTAGTTACAATGATTCTAGTTCTAGCCCCATTTGTGGATGTCCATCTCAGAATTTTGAGATGGTTAATCCTAGTGATAGTAGGAAAGGGTGTAGGAGGAAGGTGAGGCTTGAGGATTGTGTAGGGAAGGTGGCAATGTTGCAACTTGACCATGCTCAATTCTTGACTtatcctcctcagtttttgaTCAATCCTGAGGTGTTTTTCATTGGTATTTCAGCTTGCAGTGGAAATTGTCTTGCTGCTAATTCTTGTTTTGCTTCCACTTCCTTGTCTGATGGAAGTGGACTTTGTTACATAAAGACGTCAAATTTTATTAGTGGCTACCAGAATCCTGCTCTACCTAGCACTTCATATATCAAGGTTTGTGGACCAGTGGCTCCTAATTTGGCACCTTCGTTAGAGAATGCGCATTGGAGGTTACATGGTTGGGTAGCTCTTGTTGTTTTGAGTACCCTTTTATGTTTCCTTGTTTTTCAGGGTGGTTTATGGTTGTGGTGTTGTAGAAACAGGCAACGATTTGGAGGTTTTGCAGCTCAGTATACTCTTCTTGAGTATGCTTCTGGCGCACCGGTTCATTTCTCTTATAAGGAGCTTCAAAGGTCCACAAAAGGGTTCAAGGAGAAACTAGGTGATGGggggtttggtgctgtttataAAGGAACTCTCTCTAATCAAACTGTTGTTGCGGTTAAGCAACTTGAGGGCATTGAACAGGGAGAGAAACAGTTTAGGATGGAAGTTTCTACCATAAGTAGTACCCATCATTTAAATTTAGTGAGGCTGATTGGTTTTTGCTCTGAAGGGCAACACAGGCTTCTAGTGTACGAGTTTATGAAAAATGGATCTCttgataattttctttttgttgatgAAGAACAACAGTCAGGGAAATTGTTGAACTGGGGGTATAGATTCAACATTGCTCTAGGTGCTGCTAAGGGCTTGACATACCTTCACGAGGAGTGTAGAAATTGCATTGTCCATTGCGATGTAAAACCTGAAAACATTCTTTTAGATGAGAATTACAATGCAAAAGTCTCAGATTTCGGCCTTGCAAAGCTCCTACGTCCAGTGGATTGCAGGCACCGGACCTTGACAAGTGTGAGAGGAACCAGAGGGTATCTAGCTCCCGAATGGCTAGCAAATCTTCCCATAACTTCCAAATCTGATGTTTACAGTTATGGCATGGTATTGTTGGAGATAGTGAGTGGTAGAAGGAACTTTGAAGTCTcagaagaaacaagaagaagaaagtttTCAGTCTGGGCTTATGAAGAGTTTGAGAAAGGCAACATCATGGGAGTTATTGACAGAAGATTGGTTAACCAAGAAATCAACTTGGAGCCAGTGAAAAGAGTGCTTATGGCATGTTTTTGGTGCATACAGGAACAACCATCTCATAGGCCAACAATGAGCAAAGTGGTGCAAATGCTAGAAGGTGTGATAGATATTGAGAGGCCACCAGCCCCAAAAATCAATAGCAATGCCGCTCCTATCTCCACTATTGCAACTTCATCAGCTCCAAATTACTCCTCATCTTCATCTTTGTTTACTTTTGAGGCTTCTCCCTTGGCTCTTGCAATATcctag